In a genomic window of Halobiforma lacisalsi AJ5:
- a CDS encoding universal stress protein, protein MTDSPTDDSNRRTRTLVPLEILEGESVPAGLVDLLEPTDVTVLGYHVLPEQTPPDQARLQYEDRATDALEDLAREFGAEEGTADYRLVFTHDAEQTIERVAADTGAGVYAITGATGPIDRLLVTLTSDVAVERIVSFVAELIGDREIGVTLFLATDDESAGRELLETAAGPLSERGIDVRTQLSLEEPPLEALIDAAADHDAVVMGEQAPSLRTLVFGEAAERVAAESFGPVLVVRRLEGEGEGEGEAADTPLLSDGSEE, encoded by the coding sequence ATGACAGATTCACCAACCGACGATTCGAACCGACGGACGCGCACGCTCGTCCCGCTGGAAATCCTCGAGGGGGAATCGGTACCGGCCGGCCTGGTCGACTTGCTCGAGCCGACTGACGTGACCGTCCTCGGCTACCACGTCCTGCCGGAGCAGACGCCGCCCGACCAGGCGCGGCTGCAGTACGAGGACCGGGCAACCGACGCGCTCGAGGACCTCGCCCGGGAGTTCGGGGCCGAGGAGGGCACCGCCGACTACCGGCTCGTGTTCACCCACGACGCCGAACAGACGATCGAGCGCGTCGCTGCGGACACGGGAGCGGGCGTCTACGCGATCACGGGCGCGACCGGGCCGATCGATCGACTGCTCGTGACGCTGACCAGCGACGTCGCGGTCGAGCGGATCGTCTCGTTCGTCGCGGAACTGATCGGCGACCGGGAGATCGGCGTCACGCTCTTTCTGGCGACCGACGACGAGTCCGCTGGCCGGGAGTTGCTCGAGACGGCGGCCGGCCCGCTGTCCGAGCGGGGGATCGACGTACGGACGCAACTCTCGCTCGAGGAACCGCCGCTCGAGGCTTTAATCGACGCGGCAGCGGACCACGATGCCGTCGTGATGGGCGAACAGGCCCCCTCGCTGCGAACGCTGGTCTTCGGCGAGGCTGCCGAACGGGTCGCCGCGGAGTCGTTCGGGCCGGTGCTCGTGGTTCGGCGTCTCGAGGGCGAAGGCGAGGGAGAGGGCGAAGCCGCCGACACCCCGTTGCTGTCGGACGGCTCCGAGGAGTGA
- a CDS encoding helix-turn-helix transcriptional regulator, with translation MKNDVPNRREAAGLSQGELAEEVGVTRQTINAIERERYDPSLELAFELADHFDCRIEDLFEPELDGNGSEP, from the coding sequence ATGAAAAACGACGTGCCGAACCGTCGCGAGGCAGCGGGCCTCAGCCAGGGCGAACTCGCAGAGGAAGTCGGCGTCACCCGCCAGACGATCAACGCCATCGAACGGGAGCGATACGATCCCTCGCTCGAGTTGGCGTTCGAGCTGGCCGACCACTTCGACTGTCGGATCGAGGACCTGTTCGAGCCGGAACTCGACGGGAACGGATCGGAGCCGTAG
- a CDS encoding NosD domain-containing protein, giving the protein MPNRSWRVVGAVVLLLVGSVAAIGPFVVEVESTTPEPAPFDDTVSMGLPLSEEYGLEERVALPKAQVFYSQYEYVVGYYGIDTYVDTSREAGHSQQFGYPLAVYVTDYSTVDVELTEEGYPAVAERGEPGWVDAERAWYVHDSEAATPRGNAILPFSDRVDAEAFADARGGTVLAWTDLLEAEFDRAEATVVRDRVDDHRADGDRRVAAGADLRDRPVSTVVGEDADTIQGAIDDAPANTTVRIPAGEYEERLEIDRPLTLVGDGNVTIDGGGNGSVITTTANRTALIDLEITDSGTVQQGSGELPGFDPQEDGDDEEWDATFERNYAGGDAGIAAHSATDSLIENVTIDSEITGIVLRRSGESVVRNVTVHSPEMWEDGHAAILAFRSPIVVENSTVYDGRDAVYSHRSPGLVVRDNYFEGNRLGVHLMHTSDSLVADNRLRNQSNTGIYVMTGPERNAVVGNDISNADYALFPSGSDSYIADNVLTDSRVGLRVDATGTIYERNVVAGNEIGAQTRSMLPTNRVTRNDFVENDVHADAGTGPLRIWTDDGVGNYWQGATALDTAGRDGSVMERSYSPTDPVDRRLHRVDGAETLSRAPALDALEGLQGTVPGMRTGSVVDLAPTCEPNNPDLLERTEWADRAWSCDRTQPTSYGET; this is encoded by the coding sequence GTGCCCAATCGTTCGTGGCGCGTCGTCGGCGCGGTCGTCCTCCTCCTGGTCGGCTCGGTCGCCGCAATCGGCCCGTTCGTGGTCGAGGTCGAGTCGACGACGCCGGAACCGGCCCCCTTCGACGACACCGTCTCCATGGGGCTGCCCCTGTCCGAGGAGTACGGCCTCGAGGAGCGGGTCGCACTGCCGAAGGCGCAGGTCTTCTATTCCCAGTACGAGTACGTCGTCGGCTACTACGGGATCGACACCTACGTCGATACGAGCCGGGAAGCCGGTCATTCACAGCAGTTCGGCTACCCGCTCGCGGTGTACGTGACGGATTACTCGACGGTCGACGTCGAGCTCACCGAGGAGGGGTATCCCGCGGTCGCCGAGCGCGGGGAACCCGGCTGGGTCGACGCCGAACGCGCGTGGTACGTCCACGACAGCGAGGCGGCGACGCCGCGGGGGAACGCGATCCTTCCCTTCTCCGACCGGGTCGACGCCGAGGCGTTCGCCGACGCCCGCGGCGGGACCGTCCTCGCGTGGACGGATCTGCTCGAGGCCGAGTTCGACCGGGCGGAGGCGACCGTCGTCCGCGACCGGGTCGACGACCACCGCGCGGACGGCGACCGCCGCGTCGCGGCGGGGGCCGACCTCCGGGACCGGCCCGTCTCGACCGTCGTCGGCGAGGACGCCGACACCATCCAGGGGGCGATCGACGACGCGCCAGCGAACACGACCGTCCGGATCCCGGCCGGGGAGTACGAGGAACGTCTCGAGATCGATCGCCCGCTCACGCTCGTCGGCGACGGGAACGTCACCATCGACGGCGGCGGTAACGGGTCGGTGATCACGACGACGGCGAACCGGACCGCGCTGATCGACCTCGAGATCACCGATTCCGGGACCGTGCAACAGGGCTCCGGCGAGTTGCCGGGATTCGATCCCCAGGAGGACGGCGACGACGAGGAGTGGGACGCGACGTTCGAGCGTAACTACGCCGGCGGCGACGCCGGAATCGCGGCCCACTCCGCGACCGACTCGCTGATCGAGAACGTCACGATCGACTCCGAGATCACCGGGATCGTCCTCCGGCGCAGCGGCGAGTCCGTCGTCCGTAACGTGACCGTCCACAGCCCCGAGATGTGGGAGGACGGCCACGCGGCGATCCTGGCGTTTCGTTCGCCGATCGTCGTCGAGAACTCGACGGTGTACGACGGCCGCGACGCCGTCTACTCCCACCGGTCGCCGGGGCTGGTCGTCCGGGACAACTACTTCGAGGGGAACCGCCTCGGCGTCCACCTGATGCACACCTCGGACTCGCTGGTCGCGGACAACCGGCTTCGGAACCAGTCCAACACGGGGATCTACGTCATGACCGGGCCGGAGCGCAACGCCGTCGTCGGCAACGACATCAGCAACGCCGACTACGCGCTGTTCCCCAGCGGGAGCGACTCCTACATCGCCGACAACGTCCTCACGGACAGTCGCGTCGGTCTGCGGGTCGACGCGACCGGGACGATCTACGAGCGAAACGTCGTCGCCGGCAACGAGATCGGGGCCCAGACGCGCTCGATGCTCCCGACGAATCGGGTGACGCGAAACGACTTCGTCGAGAACGACGTCCACGCGGACGCGGGAACCGGCCCGCTGCGGATCTGGACCGACGACGGCGTCGGCAACTACTGGCAGGGCGCGACGGCTCTCGACACGGCCGGCCGGGACGGCTCCGTCATGGAGCGGTCCTACTCGCCGACCGACCCCGTCGACCGGCGGCTCCACCGGGTCGACGGCGCGGAGACGCTGTCGCGTGCGCCCGCTCTCGATGCACTCGAGGGTCTACAGGGGACCGTCCCCGGGATGCGGACCGGCAGCGTCGTCGATCTGGCACCGACCTGTGAACCGAACAACCCGGACCTCCTCGAGCGGACCGAGTGGGCCGATCGAGCGTGGTCCTGCGATCGAACGCAACCGACGAGTTACGGTGAGACATGA
- a CDS encoding universal stress protein: MAAPRSRDHRVLVPVDVLGGQSVPRTVVDAFASVPVTLLAYREIPDQIATSHARDQYGDRARAELEELRSVFEDAGCVDVSTRLVFTHDRLKTFERVAVDEDCHAVLMLNPAPKLESVLVAIRGDVNLEYIADLLGTLLTGTDLEVTFFRVIGDESDRDAADELVETAADELEAADVDRDRIHAQVTLEGSPTQAILAAAAEHDMLVLGESRPSIRRFIFRDRAKTLARGTVDPVLVIRGEYLEDGEDGEEHGNEGAEADESDENGG; this comes from the coding sequence ATGGCTGCCCCTCGCTCTCGAGATCACCGCGTGCTCGTCCCGGTCGACGTCCTCGGCGGGCAAAGCGTCCCCCGGACGGTCGTCGACGCGTTCGCGTCCGTTCCGGTCACGCTGCTCGCCTACCGCGAGATTCCCGACCAGATCGCCACCAGTCACGCCCGCGACCAGTACGGCGACCGCGCCCGTGCGGAACTCGAGGAACTCCGGTCCGTCTTCGAGGACGCCGGCTGCGTCGACGTCTCGACCCGCCTCGTCTTCACGCACGATCGGCTGAAAACCTTCGAGCGGGTCGCGGTCGACGAGGACTGCCACGCCGTCCTGATGCTCAACCCCGCGCCGAAACTCGAGTCGGTGCTGGTCGCGATCCGTGGCGACGTCAACCTCGAGTACATCGCCGACCTTCTCGGAACGCTGCTGACCGGCACCGACCTCGAGGTGACGTTCTTCCGCGTCATCGGCGACGAGAGCGACCGCGACGCGGCCGACGAGTTGGTCGAGACCGCGGCTGACGAACTGGAAGCCGCCGACGTCGACCGCGATCGGATACACGCGCAGGTGACGCTCGAGGGCTCGCCAACCCAGGCCATCCTCGCGGCCGCGGCGGAGCACGACATGCTCGTCCTCGGCGAGAGTCGACCGTCGATCCGCCGGTTCATCTTCCGCGACCGGGCGAAGACCCTGGCCAGGGGAACGGTCGATCCGGTGTTGGTCATCCGCGGGGAGTATCTCGAGGACGGCGAGGACGGCGAGGAACACGGGAATGAAGGCGCCGAAGCGGACGAAAGTGACGAGAACGGCGGGTGA
- a CDS encoding ABC transporter permease yields the protein MSGESGETRAATAAESQREPSIPSTGHRLWTIVDRELHTVARTRTFYLLAAALAAVVLGITWIGDGFTAGYLPTTVDLLTPLELLVPIVAVAFGYRAILGDELRGELDVLETYPVSSREIVLGVYAGRAVGVAVAIAVPLVLAAVGIALGGEDPVAIYATHTGADSPILFARFLVLTVLFGLVLLAVAIAISALVGGTRSALALAVVALVALLIGFDLALVYGLAEGVIGEADLLYSLAISPLSAYRGLVLETTVVVASGTGPRVASPLASLIGLAAWTVGSLAVAIWGVRR from the coding sequence ATGAGCGGCGAATCCGGCGAGACGCGAGCGGCAACCGCGGCCGAATCCCAGCGCGAGCCGTCGATCCCGAGCACCGGTCACCGCCTGTGGACGATCGTCGACCGCGAACTCCACACCGTGGCCCGAACCCGGACCTTCTACCTCCTCGCCGCCGCGCTCGCGGCCGTCGTCCTCGGGATCACCTGGATCGGCGACGGGTTCACTGCGGGGTATCTCCCCACGACCGTCGACCTCCTGACGCCGCTCGAGTTGCTCGTCCCGATCGTCGCCGTCGCGTTCGGCTACCGGGCGATCCTGGGCGACGAACTGCGGGGCGAACTCGACGTCCTCGAGACCTATCCCGTCTCGTCCCGCGAGATCGTCCTTGGGGTCTACGCGGGCCGGGCCGTCGGCGTCGCCGTCGCGATCGCGGTGCCGCTCGTGCTGGCCGCGGTCGGGATCGCATTGGGGGGCGAAGATCCCGTCGCTATCTACGCGACCCACACGGGTGCGGACTCGCCGATCCTGTTCGCCCGGTTCCTCGTCCTGACGGTCCTGTTCGGCCTCGTCCTCCTGGCGGTCGCGATCGCCATCTCCGCGCTGGTCGGCGGGACCCGCAGCGCCCTCGCGCTGGCGGTCGTCGCGCTCGTCGCCCTGCTGATCGGCTTCGACCTGGCGCTGGTCTACGGGCTCGCGGAGGGCGTGATCGGCGAGGCCGACCTGCTGTACTCGCTGGCGATCAGTCCGCTGAGCGCGTACCGCGGGCTCGTCCTCGAGACGACGGTCGTCGTCGCCTCGGGAACGGGACCGCGCGTGGCCTCGCCGCTGGCCAGTCTGATCGGGCTTGCCGCCTGGACCGTCGGCTCGCTCGCGGTCGCGATCTGGGGCGTCCGCCGGTAA
- a CDS encoding ABC transporter ATP-binding protein, with protein sequence MTDETASPNAAPTGDSSAASRARESNDDNDSESNRRGRANAPPADASVDPEPRSGTRSERDSTPETDRAPVLEATDVDHAYGDVSVLEDLSMAVDAGAVTALVGPNGSGKTTLLRVLAGLLEPTSGSVAYEGREAVRRIGYLPQQPAFRPGFTVLETLEFYSSLVGADADDAMGRLETVGLADAADRPVEALSGGMTRLAGIAQATIGDPPVVVLDEPASGLDPGMSRHVFEIASEFAAEGTAVLLSSHDLGLVDRVADEVAILDEGRIVRRGPPAALRADLGVDSLRGVYEESVAAEAGTVRVQGVTDE encoded by the coding sequence ATGACCGACGAGACGGCCAGCCCGAACGCGGCGCCGACCGGCGACTCGAGCGCCGCGTCCCGAGCGCGGGAATCGAACGACGACAACGACTCCGAGAGCAATCGCAGGGGACGGGCAAACGCACCCCCGGCCGACGCGAGCGTTGACCCCGAACCGCGGTCCGGAACCCGGTCCGAGCGGGACTCGACGCCGGAGACGGACCGAGCGCCCGTTCTCGAGGCGACGGACGTCGACCACGCCTACGGGGACGTCTCCGTTCTGGAGGACCTCTCGATGGCCGTCGACGCCGGGGCCGTCACCGCCCTGGTCGGGCCGAACGGCTCCGGCAAGACGACCCTGCTGCGGGTGCTCGCCGGCCTGCTCGAGCCGACGTCGGGCTCGGTCGCCTACGAGGGCCGGGAGGCCGTCCGCCGGATCGGGTATCTTCCACAGCAGCCCGCCTTCCGCCCGGGGTTCACCGTCCTCGAGACGCTGGAGTTCTACTCGTCGCTCGTCGGCGCCGACGCGGACGACGCGATGGGCCGCCTCGAGACGGTCGGACTGGCGGATGCGGCCGATCGGCCCGTCGAGGCGCTCTCGGGCGGCATGACACGACTCGCCGGGATCGCACAGGCGACGATCGGCGATCCGCCGGTCGTCGTACTGGACGAGCCGGCGAGCGGCCTCGATCCCGGCATGAGCAGACACGTCTTCGAGATCGCTTCGGAGTTCGCCGCGGAGGGGACGGCGGTCCTGCTGAGTTCCCACGACCTCGGACTGGTCGACCGCGTCGCCGACGAGGTCGCGATACTCGACGAGGGGCGGATCGTCCGCCGGGGACCGCCCGCGGCGCTGCGGGCGGACCTCGGCGTCGACTCGTTGCGCGGGGTCTACGAGGAGTCGGTCGCAGCCGAGGCCGGCACCGTGCGGGTGCAGGGGGTGACCGACGAATGA
- a CDS encoding APC family permease yields MGDTSPPTGGTNVEGETPRIEPTVETEEATITDEAELERTLGLAGGLAIGIGTMIGAGIFVFPGLAAGNAGPAAAASFAIGAVVALLVALPASELATAMPKSGGGYYFISRGLGTLAGTVVGLSLWFGLVFATAFYLVGFGYYAVDTLAELGITVGEGLVIPTALLFGAGFTALNVTGTENAAKLQNGVVALLLSILVAFLAYGGLDAAGLIGDPAAREQFAPFGAVPVFSTAALVFTSYLGFAQVATVAGEMKSPGRNLPLAMVGSVLVVGVLYVVTVFVATSAFGSDRLADLGETAMVEVGRHYLGTAGAVAIVFGGLLATMSSANASVLSTSRAIYAVSRDALLPAGASRINLRYGTPHVALGLAGGPILVLTATGRVELLAEVASFLHLIMYGLICVALIALRRDEPDWYDPEFRVPGYPVVPVLGAISSFALIGFMQRASQIVGLGVMLLTAGWYVYYARDVDLKGKL; encoded by the coding sequence ATGGGCGACACGTCGCCCCCGACAGGCGGAACCAACGTGGAAGGGGAAACGCCCCGGATCGAGCCGACCGTCGAGACCGAGGAGGCGACGATCACCGACGAGGCCGAACTCGAGCGGACCCTGGGACTGGCCGGCGGGCTCGCGATCGGGATCGGGACGATGATCGGTGCAGGGATCTTCGTCTTCCCCGGGCTGGCGGCCGGCAACGCGGGACCCGCGGCCGCGGCCTCGTTCGCCATCGGGGCCGTCGTGGCGCTGCTGGTCGCGCTCCCGGCCTCGGAACTCGCGACCGCGATGCCGAAATCCGGCGGCGGCTACTACTTCATCTCCCGCGGGCTGGGGACCCTCGCCGGGACCGTCGTCGGGCTCTCGCTGTGGTTCGGGCTGGTGTTCGCGACCGCGTTCTACCTCGTCGGGTTCGGCTACTACGCGGTCGATACGCTGGCCGAACTCGGAATCACGGTCGGCGAGGGGTTGGTCATCCCGACGGCGTTGCTGTTCGGCGCGGGGTTTACCGCCCTGAACGTCACGGGGACCGAAAACGCGGCGAAGCTCCAGAACGGCGTCGTCGCGCTGTTGCTCTCGATCCTCGTGGCCTTCCTGGCGTACGGCGGGCTGGACGCGGCCGGCCTCATCGGCGATCCGGCTGCCCGCGAGCAGTTCGCGCCCTTCGGCGCGGTCCCCGTGTTTTCGACCGCGGCGCTGGTCTTCACCTCGTATCTGGGCTTCGCACAGGTTGCGACCGTCGCCGGCGAGATGAAATCCCCCGGCCGGAACCTGCCCCTGGCGATGGTGGGATCGGTGCTGGTCGTCGGCGTCCTCTACGTCGTGACCGTCTTCGTCGCGACGAGTGCGTTCGGCAGCGATCGCCTCGCGGACCTCGGCGAAACGGCGATGGTCGAGGTCGGCCGCCACTACCTCGGCACCGCCGGTGCCGTCGCCATCGTCTTCGGCGGGCTGCTCGCAACGATGTCCAGCGCCAACGCCTCGGTACTGAGCACCTCCCGTGCGATCTACGCCGTCTCGAGGGACGCACTTCTCCCGGCGGGAGCGAGCCGAATCAACCTGCGATACGGGACGCCCCACGTCGCGCTCGGACTTGCGGGCGGCCCCATCCTCGTGTTGACCGCGACCGGCCGCGTCGAACTGCTCGCGGAGGTCGCCTCCTTCCTCCATCTCATCATGTACGGGCTGATCTGCGTGGCGCTGATCGCCCTGCGGCGCGACGAACCCGACTGGTACGACCCCGAGTTCCGGGTGCCCGGCTACCCGGTCGTTCCCGTTCTGGGGGCCATCAGTAGCTTCGCGTTGATCGGATTCATGCAGCGAGCCTCACAGATCGTCGGCCTCGGAGTCATGCTGCTGACCGCCGGCTGGTACGTCTACTACGCCCGCGACGTGGACCTCAAAGGCAAACTGTGA
- a CDS encoding nitrous oxide reductase accessory protein NosL yields the protein MDEQTRDEGRPRDGVPRRAVLVGAAGVGIASLAGCLGGDGDAPDPITIEGEQTCDQCTMVIGQHPGPVGQAHYADAEAVVGEDRPAQFCSSLCTYTYTFERSEAGDDPEATYLTDYSSVEYSIDTADDIEEISNHLEAEAFAAVEDLSLVVDSEVQGAMGPSMIGFTDGDEAEEFRADHGGELYDHEDVTSELVMSLMGGG from the coding sequence ATGGACGAGCAAACGAGAGACGAAGGTCGGCCCCGCGACGGCGTTCCCCGCCGCGCGGTGCTGGTCGGCGCGGCCGGCGTCGGGATCGCGTCGCTCGCCGGCTGTCTCGGCGGCGACGGCGACGCCCCCGATCCCATCACGATCGAGGGCGAGCAGACCTGCGACCAGTGTACGATGGTGATCGGCCAGCACCCCGGCCCCGTCGGACAGGCCCACTACGCCGACGCCGAGGCCGTCGTCGGCGAGGACCGGCCCGCACAGTTCTGTAGCTCGCTGTGTACGTACACCTACACCTTCGAGCGTTCCGAGGCGGGCGACGACCCCGAAGCCACCTACCTGACCGACTACTCGAGCGTCGAGTACAGCATCGACACGGCCGACGACATCGAGGAGATCAGCAACCACCTCGAGGCCGAGGCGTTCGCGGCGGTCGAGGACCTCTCGCTGGTCGTCGACAGCGAAGTCCAGGGAGCGATGGGACCGTCGATGATCGGCTTCACCGACGGGGACGAGGCCGAGGAGTTCCGGGCCGACCACGGCGGCGAACTGTACGATCACGAGGACGTGACCAGCGAACTGGTCATGTCGCTGATGGGCGGCGGATAA
- a CDS encoding tRNA-binding protein: MVENPFDVEIRVGEVLEAESFTEARKPKMTKLWIDLGEAGGEIQSAAQLDHHYDPEDLEGRQVLCATNLGEVRIAGFKSEALTVGVPGEDEYPVLVEPEAEVPLGGLLF; encoded by the coding sequence ATGGTCGAGAACCCGTTTGACGTCGAAATTCGCGTCGGCGAAGTGCTCGAGGCCGAGTCGTTCACCGAGGCGAGAAAGCCGAAAATGACGAAACTGTGGATCGACCTCGGCGAGGCGGGCGGCGAGATCCAGTCGGCGGCGCAACTCGATCACCACTACGATCCCGAAGACCTCGAGGGACGACAGGTGCTGTGTGCGACGAACCTCGGCGAGGTGCGGATCGCCGGGTTCAAATCCGAGGCGCTGACCGTCGGCGTCCCCGGCGAGGACGAGTATCCCGTGCTGGTCGAACCCGAGGCGGAGGTCCCGCTGGGCGGCCTGCTCTTCTGA
- a CDS encoding SCO family protein: MNRRRVLGAGATAGLTAVAGCLTGLVAEESSDDVVLEQPEEGIEGDPSYPTYGDPFPTFEAEDPLAETTVAVDDLGDDAFVATAFFASCPAECIPLIDSLTRVQDNAADRGLGDESRFLAITFDPERDTAESLREHADMFDVDLEAGNWHYLRPDGRERAKEIVHEGLGIPFQREEMGDDYDFIHITVTFLVNPDGYVERTYRGENPDAGRITDDLERVVDGWQ; the protein is encoded by the coding sequence ATGAACCGACGCCGCGTGCTCGGTGCCGGAGCGACCGCTGGACTGACCGCCGTCGCGGGCTGTCTGACCGGACTGGTGGCCGAGGAATCGTCCGACGACGTCGTCCTCGAGCAGCCAGAAGAGGGGATCGAGGGCGACCCCTCGTACCCGACCTACGGGGATCCGTTCCCGACGTTCGAGGCCGAGGACCCGCTCGCCGAAACGACCGTCGCCGTCGACGACCTCGGGGACGACGCGTTCGTCGCGACGGCGTTCTTCGCGAGTTGTCCCGCCGAGTGCATCCCGCTGATCGACTCGCTTACACGTGTCCAGGACAACGCGGCCGACCGTGGTTTAGGCGACGAGAGCCGGTTTCTCGCGATCACGTTCGATCCCGAGCGCGACACTGCCGAGAGCCTCCGGGAACACGCCGACATGTTCGACGTCGATCTCGAGGCGGGCAACTGGCACTATCTCCGTCCTGACGGCCGTGAGCGGGCGAAGGAGATCGTCCACGAGGGGTTGGGGATCCCCTTCCAGCGCGAGGAGATGGGCGACGACTACGACTTCATCCACATCACGGTGACGTTCCTCGTCAATCCGGACGGGTACGTCGAGCGAACCTACCGCGGCGAGAACCCCGACGCCGGTCGAATCACCGACGACCTCGAGCGGGTCGTCGACGGCTGGCAGTAA
- the thiD gene encoding bifunctional hydroxymethylpyrimidine kinase/phosphomethylpyrimidine kinase, with amino-acid sequence MRTPAPDTRPVALTIAGSDSGGGAGIQADLATMTAHGVFGTSAITAVTAQHTRGVESSYALPREEVAAQIDAVTDDFAVGAAKTGMLATTEIVETVAERAADFAFPLVVDPVMVATSGDRLLEPEAERAYEDLLAEAAVATPNADEAEVLTGVAVTDQESACEAGEELLDLGVDAALIKGGHVPGETVRDVLVTGDETTTYEHPRIGTEATHGSGCALAAAIAARLAQGDDLEAAVDGATDFLARAVRYHYDVGEGPGAVNHAVELRNRAAREPTAEEVEAVVEHLVEADAAALVPEVGMNVVGATPYAETVAETAAVEGRITRTLSGIEPNRGVRFGASSHVARFLLSAREFTPELRFAANCRFAPDVEDALEDLGWTVAEYDRTDEPADVSETEGETMGWGARQAFADREEPPVAVVDRGDVGKEPMTKLIARDAETLAERLRSLAGALEA; translated from the coding sequence ATGCGAACGCCAGCACCGGACACCCGTCCCGTCGCGCTGACCATCGCGGGCAGCGACTCCGGCGGCGGTGCCGGGATCCAGGCCGACCTCGCGACGATGACCGCCCACGGCGTCTTCGGCACGTCGGCGATCACGGCCGTCACCGCCCAGCACACCCGCGGCGTCGAGTCCTCGTACGCGCTCCCGCGAGAGGAGGTCGCGGCCCAGATCGACGCCGTCACCGACGACTTCGCCGTCGGGGCCGCGAAGACAGGCATGCTCGCGACGACGGAGATCGTCGAAACCGTCGCCGAGCGGGCCGCCGACTTCGCGTTCCCGCTGGTGGTCGACCCCGTCATGGTCGCCACCTCCGGGGACCGCCTGCTCGAGCCCGAGGCAGAACGCGCCTACGAGGACCTGCTCGCGGAGGCGGCCGTCGCCACGCCCAACGCCGACGAGGCCGAAGTGCTGACCGGCGTCGCCGTCACGGACCAGGAGAGCGCCTGCGAGGCCGGCGAGGAACTGCTCGACCTGGGCGTCGACGCGGCGCTCATCAAGGGCGGCCACGTCCCCGGCGAGACCGTCCGGGACGTCCTCGTCACCGGCGATGAGACGACGACGTACGAACACCCGCGGATCGGCACCGAGGCGACCCACGGCTCCGGCTGTGCGCTCGCGGCCGCGATCGCCGCCCGCCTGGCCCAGGGCGACGATCTCGAGGCCGCAGTTGACGGCGCGACCGACTTTCTGGCCCGCGCAGTCCGGTACCACTACGACGTCGGCGAGGGGCCGGGTGCGGTCAACCACGCCGTCGAACTGCGCAACCGGGCTGCACGCGAGCCGACCGCCGAGGAGGTCGAAGCCGTCGTCGAGCATCTCGTGGAAGCCGACGCGGCGGCGCTCGTCCCCGAGGTCGGAATGAACGTCGTCGGCGCGACCCCCTACGCCGAGACCGTCGCGGAGACGGCGGCCGTCGAGGGACGAATCACCCGGACGCTCTCCGGGATCGAGCCGAACCGGGGCGTCCGGTTCGGCGCCTCGAGCCACGTCGCACGCTTCCTGCTGTCGGCCCGGGAGTTCACCCCCGAGTTGCGGTTCGCGGCCAACTGCCGGTTCGCCCCGGACGTCGAGGACGCGCTCGAGGACCTGGGCTGGACGGTCGCCGAGTACGACCGCACGGACGAGCCCGCAGACGTCTCGGAGACGGAAGGCGAGACGATGGGCTGGGGAGCACGGCAGGCGTTCGCCGACCGCGAGGAGCCGCCCGTCGCCGTCGTCGACCGGGGCGACGTCGGCAAGGAGCCGATGACGAAACTGATCGCCCGCGATGCCGAGACGCTCGCCGAGCGGCTCCGTTCGCTGGCCGGCGCGCTCGAGGCATAG